A single window of Terriglobales bacterium DNA harbors:
- the recJ gene encoding single-stranded-DNA-specific exonuclease RecJ, which produces MRWKLRQAEDAAVSHLISEAGLSPLIARMLVARGVRTADEARAYLSPQLSHLHSPYLMSGMGAAVERLEAALERKEKILIYGDYDVDGTVAIVLLKTAIELLGGTADYHVPHRIRDGYGMKDEVIAQAAGEGVRLIISVDTGIRAFAAAEAAQRAGVDLIVTDHHLPEGQALPRALVVLNPNQPGCEYPCKALCGAGVAFKVAQALLEKHGRESLLPSFLKMVAVATIADAVPLTGENRVFASLGLAGLRTPANPGLKALLEVAGLDRGPITAGDVGFRIAPRINAAGRMDVAQEVIEMFSGRDLERCREIAQRLNQLNADRQQEEARIVEAAFKRLDGDQALRESYCIVVEGEGWHRGVIGIVATRVVERYHRPALVVSIEGGEAHGSGRSLRTFHLLEALESCASLFTRFGGHAFAVGFALPAERVPELRAALDGFARARLTPADFEPMLTIDGEITLDQVTPDFLRETQRLAPFGMSNPQPVFAARGVRLAQPPFLLKEKHLKLRVMQGGRAFDALGWRMGERLGSFQAGDSLDLAFTVEQNPNPEFPGLQLTLSDVVRAEEK; this is translated from the coding sequence GTGCGCTGGAAGCTGCGCCAGGCCGAGGACGCGGCCGTTTCCCATCTGATTTCGGAAGCGGGACTCTCCCCGCTGATTGCGCGGATGCTGGTGGCGCGTGGAGTGCGCACCGCCGACGAAGCCCGCGCCTACCTCTCTCCCCAGCTTTCCCACCTTCATTCGCCCTACCTGATGTCCGGGATGGGCGCGGCGGTGGAGCGGCTGGAGGCGGCGCTCGAGCGCAAAGAGAAGATCCTCATCTACGGCGACTATGACGTGGACGGCACGGTGGCCATCGTGCTGCTGAAGACGGCCATCGAGCTGCTAGGCGGCACGGCCGACTACCACGTGCCGCACCGCATCCGCGACGGCTACGGCATGAAGGACGAAGTCATCGCGCAGGCCGCGGGCGAAGGCGTGCGGCTGATCATCAGCGTGGATACCGGCATCCGCGCGTTTGCCGCCGCCGAAGCCGCCCAGCGCGCGGGCGTGGACCTGATCGTTACCGACCATCACCTGCCGGAGGGCCAGGCGCTGCCGCGGGCGCTGGTAGTGCTGAATCCTAACCAGCCGGGCTGCGAGTATCCGTGCAAGGCGCTGTGCGGCGCAGGCGTGGCCTTCAAAGTGGCGCAGGCGCTGCTGGAAAAACACGGTCGCGAAAGCCTGTTGCCGTCATTCCTAAAGATGGTTGCCGTGGCCACCATCGCGGACGCCGTGCCGCTGACGGGGGAGAACCGCGTCTTCGCCAGCCTGGGGCTGGCCGGCCTGCGCACGCCTGCCAACCCCGGGCTGAAGGCGCTGCTGGAGGTGGCGGGGCTGGACCGCGGGCCGATCACGGCCGGCGACGTGGGCTTCCGCATAGCGCCGCGCATCAACGCCGCCGGGCGCATGGACGTGGCCCAGGAGGTCATCGAGATGTTCAGCGGGCGCGACCTGGAGCGCTGCCGCGAGATCGCCCAGCGCCTGAACCAGTTGAACGCCGACCGGCAACAGGAGGAGGCGCGCATCGTGGAGGCGGCCTTCAAACGGCTGGACGGGGACCAAGCGCTGCGCGAGTCCTACTGCATCGTGGTGGAGGGCGAGGGCTGGCACCGCGGAGTGATCGGCATCGTGGCCACGCGCGTGGTGGAGCGCTACCACCGGCCGGCGCTGGTGGTTTCCATCGAAGGCGGGGAGGCGCACGGCTCAGGGCGCTCCCTGCGCACCTTCCACCTGCTGGAGGCGCTCGAATCCTGCGCCTCGCTGTTCACCCGCTTTGGCGGGCACGCGTTCGCCGTGGGCTTCGCCCTTCCGGCAGAGCGGGTGCCGGAGCTGCGCGCGGCGCTCGACGGCTTTGCTCGCGCCCGGCTCACTCCGGCGGATTTTGAGCCGATGCTGACCATCGATGGCGAAATCACGCTCGACCAGGTGACTCCGGACTTCCTGCGCGAGACGCAGCGGCTGGCGCCCTTCGGCATGAGCAATCCCCAGCCGGTGTTTGCCGCGCGCGGGGTGCGTCTGGCGCAGCCGCCATTCTTGCTCAAGGAGAAGCACCTCAAGCTGCGGGTGATGCAGGGAGGGCGTGCCTTCGACGCGCTGGGCTGGCGCATGGGGGAGCGGCTCGGGAGCTTCCAGGCCGGGGATTCGCTCGACCTCGCCTTCACGGTGGAGCAGAACCCCAATCCGGAGTTTCCCGGGCTGCAGTTGACGCTGAGCGATGTGGTGCGGGCGGAAGAAAAGTAA
- a CDS encoding LptA/OstA family protein — protein sequence MPLNVARLRKWFVVAAIALVVVVLGSYLYMRRLERRVVAAVSQKLGVDIQQTTQGFLLSKSEGGRTLFTIRAGKAVQYKAGRRATLEDVSILVYGRKAERYDQIYGSQFEYDPATGEVAARGEVHIDLEAAGGEARPDQAPPTELKNPIHLKTSGLVFNQKTGIAETRERIEFRIPQGSGTALGARYDSKANLLTFSSEVWVKTTGHEGAEIRAARAVVSREPRQAVFEGVKIEQQGRTVEAAKVIAFLRENNTVERIAAEGGVKVSEGGEHSFMVRAPRGEFRMNEKDELHSGDLLGGVTVEASGPSSFSGSAARVAMEFGRENRLSKVRALDQVQLKQTPAPARAKGKSSQSRPAELSAGTVELTVAEGRRVERALISGSPQIRLLPLRGASPPTTTAVSATQFQATFDSSNRPRALHGAPQARIVSSTPGQADKVSTSRELDVLFDGSGAIAGVTQQGDVRYTDGDRHASGERGRYLPATETVELSGSPQATDGALTITATLLRLYRRSGEAEAQGAVKTTYRVAGRSATGALLASGDPIHVTAASMSAHPPTAHYSGGARLWQGSNIVQAPSIDFDRERRAVVAQGSAAQPVSTVFVQPDKQGKLAAVNVTGARLAYSDLERKARFEGGVTLKSSEQTVTAETMEIYLLAGAGKAAPASGAASQVERVVATGHVAIEAPGRKATGTRLVYTAAEGKFELTGDAANPPNLTDARHGTATGDSVTFYNQGDRVVVGSSTASRTVTQTQVQK from the coding sequence ATGCCCCTGAACGTCGCTCGCTTGCGAAAGTGGTTCGTCGTGGCGGCCATCGCGCTGGTGGTGGTGGTCCTGGGGAGCTACCTGTACATGCGGCGGTTGGAGCGGCGCGTGGTAGCGGCGGTGTCCCAGAAGCTGGGCGTGGACATCCAGCAGACCACGCAGGGCTTCTTGCTCTCCAAGTCCGAGGGCGGGCGGACGCTGTTCACCATCCGGGCGGGCAAGGCGGTGCAATACAAGGCGGGCAGACGGGCCACGCTGGAAGACGTGAGCATCCTGGTGTACGGGCGGAAGGCCGAGCGCTACGACCAGATCTACGGCTCGCAGTTCGAGTACGACCCCGCGACGGGCGAGGTGGCGGCGCGCGGCGAGGTGCACATCGACCTGGAGGCGGCGGGGGGTGAGGCGCGTCCCGACCAGGCGCCGCCCACGGAGCTGAAGAATCCCATCCACTTGAAGACCAGCGGCCTGGTCTTCAATCAGAAGACGGGGATCGCGGAGACGCGGGAGCGCATCGAGTTCCGAATCCCTCAAGGGTCGGGGACGGCCCTGGGAGCCCGTTACGACTCCAAGGCCAACCTTCTGACCTTCAGCTCCGAGGTGTGGGTGAAGACCACGGGGCACGAGGGCGCGGAGATCCGCGCGGCGCGGGCCGTCGTGAGCCGGGAGCCGCGGCAGGCGGTGTTCGAAGGGGTCAAGATCGAGCAGCAGGGACGGACGGTGGAGGCGGCGAAGGTGATCGCCTTCCTGCGCGAGAACAACACCGTGGAAAGGATCGCCGCCGAAGGCGGCGTGAAGGTGAGCGAGGGCGGGGAGCACAGCTTTATGGTTCGCGCTCCGCGGGGCGAGTTCCGCATGAACGAGAAGGACGAACTGCACTCGGGGGACCTCTTGGGGGGAGTGACGGTGGAGGCGAGCGGACCCTCGTCGTTTTCCGGCAGTGCCGCCCGCGTGGCCATGGAGTTCGGCCGGGAAAACCGGCTGAGCAAGGTGCGCGCGCTCGACCAGGTGCAGCTGAAGCAAACGCCGGCGCCGGCGAGAGCGAAGGGCAAGAGTTCTCAGAGCCGGCCTGCGGAGCTGAGCGCTGGGACAGTCGAACTGACCGTTGCCGAAGGCCGCAGGGTGGAGCGGGCGCTGATCTCCGGATCGCCCCAGATCCGCCTGCTACCCCTCCGGGGCGCATCGCCGCCCACCACGACCGCGGTCAGCGCCACGCAATTCCAGGCCACGTTCGACAGCAGCAACCGGCCGCGCGCGTTGCACGGGGCGCCGCAGGCGAGGATTGTTTCTTCGACTCCGGGGCAGGCGGATAAGGTGAGCACCAGCCGCGAGCTGGATGTGCTGTTCGACGGCAGCGGCGCTATCGCCGGGGTGACGCAGCAAGGCGACGTGCGCTACACCGACGGAGACCGGCATGCGTCGGGAGAGCGCGGGCGCTACCTTCCGGCTACGGAGACGGTGGAACTGAGCGGGTCGCCGCAGGCGACCGACGGCGCGCTGACCATCACGGCCACGCTGCTGCGGCTGTACCGCCGCAGCGGCGAAGCGGAGGCTCAGGGCGCGGTGAAGACTACCTACCGCGTGGCCGGACGGTCGGCGACTGGAGCGTTGCTGGCTTCTGGCGATCCCATCCACGTCACCGCCGCCAGCATGAGCGCGCACCCGCCCACCGCCCACTATTCGGGAGGCGCGCGGTTGTGGCAGGGGTCGAACATCGTGCAGGCGCCCAGCATCGACTTCGACCGCGAGCGCCGCGCGGTGGTGGCCCAGGGAAGCGCGGCGCAGCCGGTCTCCACCGTCTTCGTGCAGCCGGACAAGCAGGGGAAGCTGGCGGCGGTGAACGTCACGGGAGCGCGACTGGCATATTCCGACCTGGAGCGCAAGGCGCGCTTCGAGGGTGGAGTGACGCTGAAGAGCTCCGAGCAGACGGTGACGGCGGAGACCATGGAGATCTATCTACTCGCGGGAGCCGGGAAGGCCGCACCAGCTTCGGGCGCCGCCAGCCAGGTGGAGCGCGTGGTGGCCACGGGACACGTGGCGATCGAGGCGCCGGGCCGGAAGGCGACGGGTACGCGGCTCGTGTACACCGCAGCCGAGGGGAAGTTCGAGCTGACGGGCGATGCCGCCAATCCTCCCAACCTGACCGATGCCAGGCACGGCACCGCCACCGGGGACTCGGTGACGTTCTATAATCAAGGGGACCGGGTGGTGGTGGGAAGCAGCACCGCCTCCCGCACCGTCACCCAGACGCAAGTCCAAAAATAG
- the lptB gene encoding LPS export ABC transporter ATP-binding protein, with protein sequence MQTLATEEISKSYRGRKVVNGVSLEIHQAEVVGLLGPNGAGKTTSFYMIVGLTAPDSGRVVVDGQDITRVPMYLRARNFGISYLPQEPSIFRKLTVEENILAVLEAQPISWHERRERVEALIDQLGLGQVRRNRGYTLSGGERRKVEIARCLCITPTFILLDEPFSGIDPIVVLDLQKIIFDLKASGIGVLVTDHNVRETLTVTDRAYIIHDGKIFRAGTPAQLGSDPEVKRVYLGESFSLV encoded by the coding sequence ATGCAGACGCTGGCGACCGAAGAGATCAGCAAATCCTACCGCGGGCGCAAGGTGGTGAACGGGGTCAGCCTCGAGATCCACCAGGCGGAAGTGGTAGGTCTGCTGGGCCCCAACGGGGCGGGCAAGACCACCAGCTTCTACATGATCGTGGGCCTCACGGCCCCGGACAGCGGGCGCGTGGTGGTGGACGGACAAGACATCACGCGCGTGCCCATGTACCTGCGGGCGCGGAATTTCGGAATCAGTTACCTGCCGCAGGAGCCTTCGATCTTCCGCAAGCTGACGGTGGAGGAGAACATCCTGGCGGTGCTGGAAGCGCAACCCATCTCCTGGCATGAGCGGCGGGAGAGGGTGGAAGCGCTGATCGACCAGCTGGGACTGGGGCAGGTGCGGCGCAACCGTGGCTACACGCTTTCCGGCGGCGAGCGGCGCAAGGTGGAGATCGCGCGCTGTCTGTGCATCACTCCCACCTTCATCCTGCTGGACGAGCCCTTTTCCGGCATCGATCCCATCGTCGTGCTCGACCTGCAGAAGATCATCTTCGACCTGAAGGCCAGCGGCATCGGGGTGCTGGTGACCGACCACAACGTGCGGGAGACGCTCACGGTCACCGACCGGGCGTACATCATCCACGACGGAAAAATTTTCCGTGCCGGGACTCCCGCGCAGCTGGGCAGCGATCCTGAAGTCAAGCGCGTGTATCTAGGCGAGAGCTTCTCGCTGGTGTAG
- the rpoN gene encoding RNA polymerase factor sigma-54: MAFLQPKLNLRISQKQILTPGLVQMVSVLALNKLELKDMINAEIVENPVLEEMESSAPLLDEVAGREEKRDRSEVSDGEVTTGEKSDPLDEIDFGSFFRDYLDPGYRSPAAEVVEKPSFENFLSSPTTLTDHLMWQLGSLHVGPEVREAAELVIGNLDDDGYLTASEDELLGAACVEPAAEEPAAKEEEQSAEAEVDANVEHKSNVIPMPRPAAPIPGLSCEVLRQAITLVQGLDPVGVAARDLRDCLLAQLAYQQQLLHQHSAQANGVTPALLEDCIAITRDHLKELQNKQYREVARAIGRPVESVLPAVEYIKTLDPRPGLRYNKTEPRLIEPDVAFVKNGEDWVVMMNEDDVPQLRLNPAYRRLLRRDAEKEVRTYVKERYKSAIQLIKNIEQRRQTITKVCYVIIERQREFLDRGIDQLKPMMIKDVAEEVGVHPSTVSRAVANKYAHTPQGVFELRYFFSESVAGPEGGGTPLLILKRRVKKLIEDEDPARPLTDEQITRILQSQGIQVTRRTVAKYREDMRIPSTHQRRAKN, translated from the coding sequence ATGGCGTTCCTCCAACCAAAATTGAATCTTCGGATCTCGCAGAAGCAGATCCTCACGCCCGGCCTGGTGCAGATGGTCAGCGTGCTGGCACTGAACAAGCTGGAGCTGAAGGACATGATCAACGCCGAGATCGTGGAGAATCCGGTGTTGGAGGAGATGGAATCCAGCGCCCCGCTGCTGGACGAGGTGGCGGGGCGGGAAGAAAAGCGCGATCGCTCCGAGGTCTCCGACGGCGAGGTGACCACGGGGGAGAAGAGCGACCCGTTGGACGAGATCGACTTTGGCTCCTTCTTCCGCGACTATCTCGACCCCGGGTACCGCAGCCCGGCCGCGGAAGTGGTGGAGAAGCCTTCCTTCGAGAACTTCCTCTCCAGTCCCACCACGCTCACCGACCACCTGATGTGGCAACTGGGCTCGCTGCACGTGGGGCCGGAGGTGCGCGAGGCGGCGGAGCTGGTGATCGGCAATCTGGATGACGACGGCTACCTGACCGCCAGCGAGGACGAACTGCTGGGCGCGGCCTGCGTCGAGCCGGCGGCCGAGGAGCCAGCCGCGAAAGAGGAAGAGCAGAGCGCGGAGGCCGAGGTTGACGCAAACGTGGAACACAAGAGCAACGTGATTCCCATGCCGCGGCCGGCGGCGCCCATCCCGGGCCTAAGCTGCGAGGTTCTGCGCCAGGCCATCACGCTGGTGCAGGGGCTGGATCCGGTGGGCGTGGCGGCGCGCGATCTGCGCGACTGCCTGCTGGCGCAACTCGCATACCAGCAGCAGTTGCTGCACCAGCACAGCGCCCAAGCCAACGGCGTCACCCCGGCGCTGCTCGAGGACTGCATAGCCATCACCCGCGACCATCTGAAGGAGCTGCAGAACAAGCAATACCGGGAGGTGGCGCGGGCCATCGGGCGCCCGGTGGAGAGCGTGCTGCCGGCGGTGGAGTACATCAAGACGCTCGACCCGCGGCCGGGGCTGCGCTACAACAAGACGGAGCCGCGCCTGATCGAGCCCGACGTGGCCTTTGTGAAGAACGGCGAGGACTGGGTGGTGATGATGAATGAGGACGACGTGCCGCAGTTGCGGCTGAATCCCGCCTACCGGCGCCTGCTGCGCCGCGATGCGGAGAAAGAGGTTCGAACCTACGTAAAGGAGCGATACAAGTCCGCCATCCAGCTGATCAAGAACATCGAGCAGCGGCGCCAGACCATCACCAAGGTGTGCTACGTGATCATTGAGCGGCAGCGGGAGTTCCTGGACCGGGGCATTGACCAGTTGAAGCCCATGATGATCAAGGACGTAGCCGAGGAAGTGGGCGTGCATCCCTCCACCGTGAGCCGGGCCGTGGCCAACAAGTACGCGCACACGCCCCAGGGAGTGTTCGAGCTGCGGTATTTCTTCAGCGAGAGCGTGGCCGGACCGGAGGGCGGCGGCACCCCGCTGCTGATCTTGAAACGCAGAGTGAAGAAGCTGATCGAGGACGAAGACCCCGCCAGGCCGTTGACCGACGAGCAGATCACCCGCATCCTTCAGTCGCAGGGCATCCAGGTCACTCGCCGCACGGTCGCGAAGTACCGGGAGGACATGCGCATCCCGAGCACCCACCAGCGCAGAGCGAAGAACTAA
- the raiA gene encoding ribosome-associated translation inhibitor RaiA has translation MSVEYTGRQYEVSSAVRKQVQHSLAKLQKILGSNFDTHVILAVEKHRHIAEITVTVRDHSIVGLAQAKDMTAAVAEALDRIHGQAVKYKGRWRARKRHPRKLAPNKRAGAAGEEEGGAVVGESVIASAPVLVHSFPPSVRTIEAHVVRAENAVALRPLTLEEAIKEAEFRDRDVFVFRDPEGRVKVLHRLKDGKMELIEAP, from the coding sequence ATGAGCGTGGAGTACACCGGAAGGCAGTACGAGGTGAGCAGCGCGGTCCGGAAGCAGGTGCAGCACAGCCTGGCGAAACTTCAAAAGATCCTGGGAAGTAATTTTGACACGCACGTGATCCTGGCGGTGGAGAAGCACCGGCACATCGCCGAGATCACCGTCACCGTCCGCGATCACTCCATCGTGGGCCTGGCCCAGGCCAAAGACATGACGGCGGCGGTCGCCGAGGCCCTGGACCGCATCCACGGGCAGGCGGTGAAGTACAAGGGGCGGTGGCGGGCGCGCAAGCGGCATCCGCGGAAGCTTGCGCCGAACAAACGGGCGGGCGCCGCCGGAGAAGAAGAAGGCGGGGCAGTCGTAGGCGAATCCGTCATCGCCTCGGCCCCGGTCCTGGTCCATTCCTTTCCCCCGAGCGTTCGCACAATCGAAGCGCACGTGGTGCGCGCGGAGAACGCAGTCGCCCTGCGTCCCCTGACCTTGGAAGAGGCCATCAAGGAGGCCGAGTTCCGCGATCGCGACGTCTTCGTCTTCCGCGACCCCGAGGGCCGGGTGAAAGTCCTGCACCGGCTGAAGGACGGGAAGATGGAGTTGATTGAAGCGCCGTAG
- a CDS encoding ankyrin repeat domain-containing protein, translated as MALLLLPLALGQTSNQPPAQSKDTAPAKTATPASSSETKPKTKPALSAEKKERLADQLLDAVEGDNVAAVRRLLAAGADPDARDEHGVTALMIAAESSDAEPARALLSAGADVNARDVAGWTALMTAADGGRLPLVQLLLEKGADPNAADENGWTALVTTCLGGQEEVAQALLARGADPAAHDRDGTTVLMFASAAGETRILPLLLEALAKGGKPGDSKSRGAKSGSGLAARDVSGWTALHHAASQWQTEAVRILLAAGAEVDARNTSGWTPLMLAADNGDADTAGALLARGAAVNARASSGMTALMLAANKGDAATVKALLAAGADPNLAALDGRTALMEAAGEGSLEVVQALLAKGANVNAKTAAGRTALKRALRSKDNAEVVEALRQAGGR; from the coding sequence ATGGCGCTGCTGCTTCTTCCGTTGGCCCTCGGCCAAACTTCAAACCAGCCTCCCGCACAATCGAAGGACACCGCGCCCGCCAAGACAGCGACTCCAGCTTCTTCCTCGGAGACAAAACCCAAAACCAAGCCGGCGCTCTCCGCCGAGAAAAAGGAGCGGCTCGCCGACCAGTTGCTAGACGCGGTGGAGGGCGACAACGTGGCGGCGGTACGCCGGCTGCTGGCGGCCGGCGCCGATCCCGATGCCCGGGACGAGCACGGAGTCACGGCGCTGATGATTGCGGCCGAAAGCTCGGACGCGGAGCCGGCGCGGGCGCTACTCTCAGCGGGCGCGGATGTGAATGCGCGGGACGTGGCCGGATGGACGGCGCTGATGACGGCGGCAGACGGCGGCAGGTTGCCGCTGGTCCAGTTGCTGTTGGAAAAGGGAGCAGACCCGAACGCCGCCGATGAGAACGGCTGGACCGCGCTGGTCACCACCTGCCTGGGCGGGCAGGAGGAGGTGGCGCAGGCGCTGCTGGCAAGGGGCGCCGATCCCGCCGCCCACGACCGCGACGGCACCACGGTGCTGATGTTCGCTTCCGCCGCGGGCGAGACGCGCATCCTCCCGCTCCTGCTGGAGGCGCTGGCCAAGGGCGGGAAGCCGGGGGATAGTAAGTCCAGGGGCGCGAAGTCAGGGAGCGGACTGGCCGCCCGGGACGTGAGCGGGTGGACTGCGCTGCATCACGCCGCGTCGCAGTGGCAGACGGAGGCGGTGCGCATCCTGCTGGCCGCGGGCGCGGAAGTGGACGCCCGCAATACGAGCGGCTGGACGCCGCTGATGCTGGCCGCCGACAACGGGGACGCGGATACCGCAGGCGCGCTGCTGGCGCGGGGCGCCGCCGTCAACGCACGCGCGTCGAGCGGGATGACGGCGCTCATGCTGGCCGCGAACAAGGGCGATGCCGCGACGGTGAAGGCGTTGCTGGCCGCGGGCGCCGATCCCAACCTGGCGGCCCTCGACGGCCGCACCGCCCTGATGGAAGCCGCGGGCGAGGGCAGCCTGGAGGTGGTGCAGGCGCTGCTGGCCAAGGGCGCCAACGTGAACGCGAAAACCGCCGCCGGCCGGACAGCGCTGAAGCGCGCGCTGCGCAGCAAGGACAACGCCGAGGTCGTGGAAGCGCTCAGGCAGGCCGGCGGCAGGTAA
- the rapZ gene encoding RNase adapter RapZ, with the protein MARRKKAEPKRARSGAGTELVLITGMSGSGKASVLKAFEDLDYYCVDNLPVGLIPRFAEMARASTDIQRTALVVDVREGQNFSRLPGLLKSVKKTLNTTVIFLEASDEALLRRFSETRRPHPLGRALPLKEGIRAERRRLRPIRALADMVVDTSRFNVHELRAYVTEKFQRESADKHIRISCVSFGYRHGVPQDADLVFDVRFLPNPHFVPKLRNYTGRHPKVAQYVRSFPQTREFIHRISELLVYLMPHYIREGKSYLTIGFGCTGGQHRSVMIAEDVRRSLAKAGYEAKVIHRDLPR; encoded by the coding sequence ATGGCGCGCCGGAAAAAAGCGGAGCCCAAGCGAGCCCGGAGCGGTGCCGGAACCGAGCTGGTGCTGATCACCGGCATGAGCGGGTCGGGGAAAGCCTCGGTGCTCAAGGCCTTCGAGGACCTGGACTACTACTGCGTGGATAACCTGCCGGTGGGGTTGATCCCGCGCTTCGCGGAGATGGCGCGCGCTTCCACCGACATTCAGCGCACCGCGTTAGTGGTAGACGTGCGCGAGGGCCAGAACTTCAGCCGCCTCCCCGGCCTGCTGAAGTCGGTCAAAAAAACGCTCAACACCACGGTCATCTTCCTGGAGGCGAGCGACGAGGCGCTGCTGCGCCGATTTAGCGAGACGCGGCGACCGCATCCCCTGGGACGCGCGCTGCCGCTGAAGGAGGGCATCCGGGCCGAGCGCCGCCGGTTGCGCCCCATCCGCGCCCTGGCCGACATGGTGGTGGACACCTCGCGCTTCAACGTCCACGAGCTGCGCGCCTACGTCACGGAAAAATTCCAGCGCGAATCCGCGGATAAGCACATCCGCATTTCCTGTGTGAGCTTCGGCTACCGCCACGGCGTCCCCCAGGACGCGGACCTGGTCTTCGACGTTCGCTTTCTGCCTAACCCACACTTCGTCCCCAAGCTCCGCAACTACACCGGACGCCACCCCAAGGTGGCCCAGTACGTCCGGTCGTTTCCCCAGACGCGGGAGTTCATCCACCGCATCTCCGAACTGCTGGTGTACCTGATGCCGCACTACATCCGCGAAGGGAAGAGCTACCTGACCATCGGCTTCGGCTGCACCGGGGGCCAGCACCGCTCGGTGATGATCGCCGAGGACGTGCGCCGGAGTCTGGCCAAGGCGGGATATGAGGCCAAAGTGATTCATCGAGACCTGCCACGGTGA
- a CDS encoding ABC transporter ATP-binding protein — protein sequence MRQLGRLLRYARPYWLYLGASVVLMALVGALDAFRLLLIGPMLDRVLNPPSGSENIVLFKVPGGGAAIYLQQFVPSHFHNAWTVVAFALVASTALKGVCDYLGTYLVNYAGFGLITDLRNHIYDAVLKRSVAFFQKHTTGTLLSTIINDIEKVQFAMSTVLGEFLQQFFILLFTAGVVVLLGRRLAWVLLLFIPFIFLSALRIGRRVRTTTRRGQDKLADVQNILHETITGNRIVKAFSTELWESLRFRGAARKLFRANLRSVLAFALTGPVMDLVGAVAIALLLLLGRDHIKTGYFSAGIFVAFIVAVFKLYDPVRKFAIYNNNFQQALGASAAIFQFLDEEDEVREKPGAARLPAFRQAVRFENVGFSYGGNGDERGILRDVTLEVQRGEVVAIVGSSGAGKSTLVHLIPRFFDVSSGSLKLDGHDVREVTLASLRAQVGIVTQETILFNDTVRNNIAYGQPHVALAQVEAAARAALAHDFISSLPEGYDTVIGERGLRLSGGERQRIAIARALLKNAPILILDEATSALDSESEALVQPALGNLMQGRTVLVIAHRLSTVRRADRIVVLENGTITDVGTHDDLMGRDGAYRRLYDLQFVDADAPKVAAP from the coding sequence ATGCGCCAGCTAGGCCGCCTGCTGCGCTACGCAAGACCGTACTGGCTGTACCTGGGGGCCTCGGTGGTCCTGATGGCGCTGGTGGGCGCGCTGGACGCCTTTCGGCTGCTGCTGATCGGGCCCATGCTCGACCGGGTGCTGAACCCTCCTTCCGGGTCGGAGAACATCGTGCTGTTCAAGGTTCCCGGCGGGGGGGCAGCCATCTACTTGCAGCAATTCGTTCCCTCGCATTTTCACAACGCCTGGACGGTGGTTGCCTTCGCTCTGGTGGCCTCGACGGCTCTCAAGGGCGTTTGCGATTACCTGGGCACCTATCTGGTGAACTACGCGGGGTTCGGACTGATCACCGACCTGCGGAACCACATCTACGATGCGGTCCTGAAGCGCTCGGTGGCGTTCTTTCAGAAGCACACGACGGGCACGCTGCTCTCGACCATCATCAACGACATCGAGAAGGTACAGTTCGCCATGTCCACGGTGTTGGGGGAATTCCTGCAGCAGTTCTTCATCCTGCTGTTTACCGCCGGGGTGGTGGTTCTGCTGGGGCGGCGGCTGGCCTGGGTGCTGCTGTTGTTCATCCCGTTCATTTTCCTTTCGGCGCTACGCATCGGGAGGCGGGTGCGCACGACCACGCGCCGGGGACAGGACAAGCTGGCGGACGTTCAGAACATCCTGCATGAGACCATCACCGGCAACCGCATCGTGAAGGCGTTCAGCACGGAGCTTTGGGAGAGCCTGCGCTTCCGCGGGGCGGCGAGGAAACTGTTTCGGGCGAACCTCCGCTCCGTGCTGGCGTTCGCGCTGACCGGCCCGGTGATGGACCTGGTGGGCGCGGTGGCCATCGCCCTGCTGCTGCTGCTGGGCCGTGATCACATCAAGACGGGGTACTTCTCCGCCGGCATCTTCGTGGCGTTCATCGTGGCCGTGTTCAAGCTCTACGACCCGGTGCGCAAATTCGCCATCTATAACAACAACTTCCAGCAGGCCCTGGGCGCTTCGGCGGCCATCTTCCAATTCCTCGATGAAGAGGACGAAGTCCGGGAAAAGCCCGGCGCGGCCAGGCTGCCAGCGTTCCGCCAGGCGGTGCGCTTCGAGAATGTGGGCTTCTCCTACGGAGGCAATGGCGACGAACGAGGTATCCTGCGGGACGTCACCTTGGAGGTGCAGCGCGGGGAGGTGGTGGCCATCGTGGGCTCGAGCGGCGCGGGCAAGAGCACGCTGGTGCACCTGATCCCGCGCTTCTTCGACGTCTCGAGCGGCAGCCTGAAGCTGGACGGCCACGATGTGCGCGAGGTCACGCTGGCCTCGCTGCGGGCGCAGGTGGGCATCGTCACCCAGGAGACCATCCTGTTCAACGACACGGTGCGCAATAACATCGCTTACGGGCAGCCGCATGTCGCGCTGGCGCAAGTGGAAGCCGCGGCGCGGGCGGCGCTGGCCCATGACTTCATCTCCTCTCTGCCCGAGGGCTATGACACGGTGATCGGCGAGCGCGGGCTGCGCCTCTCCGGAGGCGAGCGCCAGCGCATCGCCATTGCCCGGGCGCTGCTGAAGAACGCTCCCATCCTGATCCTGGACGAGGCCACCTCGGCCCTGGACTCGGAGTCGGAGGCGCTGGTGCAGCCCGCCCTCGGCAACCTGATGCAGGGGCGCACGGTGTTGGTGATCGCCCACCGGCTCTCCACCGTGCGCCGCGCGGACCGCATCGTGGTGCTGGAGAATGGGACCATCACCGATGTCGGAACGCACGACGACTTGATGGGGCGCGACGGCGCCTACCGCCGCCTCTATGACTTGCAGTTCGTGGACGCCGACGCTCCCAAGGTGGCCGCCCCATGA